A single Aspergillus chevalieri M1 DNA, chromosome 3, nearly complete sequence DNA region contains:
- a CDS encoding uncharacterized protein (COG:S;~EggNog:ENOG410PMIA;~InterPro:IPR015943,IPR036322;~go_function: GO:0005515 - protein binding [Evidence IEA]), with amino-acid sequence MDSTGGTGLSSVVSLSEDGVYAAQMNEKDLIVHLNPASSGFKEVEIVKTKESASKFVKFSRSSASSDRVLWASDFRIVLWQLSPLQQHAEIENIEPGALNIDFGGDENEIIVFHAWNTKLTIYSLDTGRSQIIKTPKSSHYINFGYRPKTRQFAIILKPDANDLLTIHEFRSYELMGRAVLPTVDAQGLKWSPDGRWIAIWDAASTGTKVLIYTADGQPFRTYTGRPELNDTIDLGVKNIQWSPVAPNTGASEYLAVGKVDGTIDLLKNRTFTCSISLAHVAPADQNFFVVWREQFTNADGDLEYTEVPGLSAPAMLSETSTPQRGVSIMSFSSEGSLLTTVDQTRPNIVWVWTLGSAPGLFAALYHEHPVKQVVWHPSETAILITTANNVTAAVHYWSPNGPPVVVRVPVSRSESGKYDVRWLSSGQDSDWRFWFGTPDDYVLGDIEDQGVIPQFRVHYSVNSKAPTGSLGTSF; translated from the exons ATGGACTCCACCGGAGGAACAG gATTATCTTCGGTAGTATCACTCTCTGAGGATGGAGTGTACGCCGCCCAAATGAATGAGAAAGATCTTATTGTCCATCTAAACCCCGCGTCGTCAGGGTTCAAAGAAGTGGAGATTGTCAAAACGAAAGAGAGCGCCTCAAAATTCGTCAAATTCTCACGCTCTAGTGCATCAAGTGACCGCGTACTCTGGGCCAGTGATTTCCGCATCGTGCTTTGGCAACTGAGCCCGTTGCAACAGCACGCGGAAATCGAGAATATCGAACCCGGCGCGCTGAACATAGATTTCGGCGGAGATGAAAATGAAATCATTGTGTTTCACGCGTGGAATACCAAATTGACCATCTATTCTTTGGATACTGGGCGGAGTCAGATCATCAAGACACCGAAATCATCGCATTATATTAACTTTGGATATCGACCTAAGACTCGACAATTTGCAATTATACTGAAACCTGATGCCAACGATCTACTCACCATCCATGAGTTCCGATCTTATGAGCTTATGGGGCGTGCGGTGCTACCTACGGTGGATGCTCAGGGCCTGAAATGGAGTCCTGATGGGAGGTGGATAGCTATATGGGACGCTGCAAGCACAGGCACGAAAGTGCTTATTTATACGGCTGATGGACAACCTTTCAGGACCTATACCGGAAGACCAGAATTGAATGACACCATCGATCTTGGGGTCAAGAACATACAATGGAGTCCTGTTGCCCCTAATACCGGTGCATCTGAATACTTGGCCGTGGGCAAGGTCGACGGCACCATAGACCTTCTCAAAAACAGAACA TTCACTTGTTCCATTTCGCTCGCACATGTCGCCCCAGCCGATCAGAATTTCTTCGTGGTCTGGCGAGAGCAATTTACAAATGCAGACGGCGACCTCGAATACACAGAGGTGCCGGGCCTCTCTGCACCCGCCATGCTCTCAGAAACTTCTACCCCACAGCGTGGTGTTTCGATAATGTCGTTCAGCTCAGAAGGAAGTCTGCTCACAACCGTAGATCAGACACGGCCAAACATCGTCTGGGTATGGACGCTCGGATCAGCACCGGGGCTCTTTGCGGCCCTTTACCACGAACATCCAGTCAAACAGGTTGTATGGCATCCTTCGGAAACAGCAATACTCATAACGACGGCGAATAATGTCACGGCGGCGGTACACTATTGGTCCCCGAATGGTCCACCTGTGGTGGTTCGGGTACCTGTATCGCGGAGTGAAAGTGGAAAATACGACGTGCGATGGCTATCTTCAGGCCAGGATAGTGATTGGAGGTTTTGGTTTGGTACACCAGATGACTACGTGTTAGGAGATATTGAGGACCAGGGGGTTATTCCACAATTTCGGGTACATTATTCTGTTAATAGTAAGGCGCCTACGGGAAGTCTTGGTACCAGTTTTTGA
- a CDS encoding tRNA-dihydrouridine synthase family protein (BUSCO:EOG09262Q6S;~COG:J;~EggNog:ENOG410PH4P;~InterPro:IPR001269,IPR018517,IPR035587,IPR013785;~PFAM:PF01207;~go_function: GO:0003824 - catalytic activity [Evidence IEA];~go_function: GO:0017150 - tRNA dihydrouridine synthase activity [Evidence IEA];~go_function: GO:0050660 - flavin adenine dinucleotide binding [Evidence IEA];~go_process: GO:0008033 - tRNA processing [Evidence IEA];~go_process: GO:0055114 - oxidation-reduction process [Evidence IEA]), protein MAASAEIQPVSEAQNAPVDVAPQPRKKLLGREFYESIGSPKYIVAPMVDRSEFAWRMLTRSFMTPEDAKRLLSYSPMYHARLFREQPAVRSQHFQPTRAAAGQNDESLFLDGNPSIDRPLFVQFCANEPDDFLEAARHVAPYCDAVDLNLGCPQGIAKKGHYGAFLQEDWDLIYKLINRLHTELPIPITAKFRIQETKEKTLEYAKMILSAGANIITVHGRRREQKGHATGLADWSYIRYLRENLPPETVIFANGNNLNHDDLERCLEETGADGVMSAEGNLSDPSIFSKPPPVGSEGREYWRGKNGKGGYRLDAVLRRYLDIIYKYVLETPGPERKPLYLPSDPKEEEPEPEPAEEPEDGPPKKKQKQSKSKNKRPNSPSLGVMQGHLFQLLRPMIGLHTNVRDALARSRPGDMAAYEHVLSLVEKAVKSGLDEYEQFPERFAESPDAQLTGSKATIAQYGRPFWVCQPHIRPLPEEALENGALKLKKNAVKNESKENSSEEKATNAGTEQRAADPASASTTPLVSG, encoded by the exons ATGGCCGCCTCCGCCGAAATACAGCCAGTTTCCGAAGCGCAGAATGCGCCTGTGGATGTGGCTCCTCAGCCAAGGAAGAAATTGCTTGGGAGGGAATTCTACGAGAGCATAGGCAGCCCCAAGTACATTGTGGCGCCTATGGTCGACCGGTCTGAATTT GCATGGCGTATGCTTACTCGTTCATTCATGACGCCGGAGGATGCGAAACGGCTTCTTTCCTACTCGCCAATGTATCATGCGCGCCTTTTCCGTGAACAGCCTGCTGTGCGCTCTCAGCACTTCCAACCTACTCGCGCTGCAGCCGGTCAGAACGACGAGTCCTTATTCCTCGACGGCAACCCATCCATTGACAGACCTCTGTTCGTACAATTTTGCGCAAATGAACCGGACGATTTCTTAGAGGCTGCACGCCATGTAGCTCCATACTGTGATGCCGTCGATCTGAACCTCGGTTGCCCTCAGGGCATTGCAAAGAAAGGGCATTACGGCGCATTTTTGCAGGAAGACTGGGATCTGATCTATAAGCTCATCAACCGCCTGCACACGGAACTACCCATACCTATTACAGCCAAATTCCGAATCCAGGAGACGAAAGAGAAGACGCTCGAATACGCAAAAATGATTCTCTCCGCTGGCGCAAACATAATTACAGTCCATGGGCGCAGAAGAGAACAGAAGGGACACGCCACTGGCCTGGCAGATTGGAGCTACATTCGGTATCTTCGTGAAAATCTGCCACCGGAAACCGTCATCTTCGCAAACGGCAACAACCTGAACCACGACGATCTGGAACGCTGTCTCGAAGAAACAGGTGCTGACGGCGTGATGAGTGCTGAAGGAAACCTGTCAGATCCGTCTATTTTCAGCAAACCTCCTCCAGTTGGAAGTGAAGGCAGAGAATACTGGAGAGGGAAGAACGGCAAGGGGGGTTATCGGTTAGACGCAGTCCTGCGGCGATATCTGGATATCATATACAAATATGTTCTCGAAACACCGGGTCCCGAAAGAAAGCCACTCTATCTCCCATCAGATCCCAAAGAAGAGGAGCCGGAGCCGGAGCCCGCAGAAGAACCCGAAGATGGACCcccgaaaaagaagcaaaagcagTCCAAGTCCAAAAACAAGAGACCGAACTCGCCCAGTCTGGGAGTGATGCAgggacaccttttccaactCCTGCGTCCGATGATCGGCTTGCACACGAATGTCCGTGATGCTCTCGCGAGATCGAGACCGGGTGACATGGCCGCCTACGAACATGTCCTTTCCCTTGTTGAAAAGGCAGTCAAGAGCGGTCTCGACGAATATGAGCAGTTCCCCGAGCGCTTTGCGGAATCCCCTGATGCGCAATTGACGGGATCTAAGGCGACTATTGCGCAGTATGGCAGGCCGTTCTGGGTTTGCCAGCCTCATATCCGCCCTCTACCTGAAGAGGCTTTGGAGAACGGAGCTCtcaagttgaagaagaacgcAGTGAAAAACGAGTCCAAAGAAAACAGCTCTGAGGAGAAAGCAACGAACGCCGGTACTGAGCAGCGTGCTGCTGATCCGGCTAGTGCCTCGACCACTCCTCTGGTGAGTGGCTGA
- a CDS encoding CENP-X/MHF2 family protein (COG:S;~EggNog:ENOG410PSEG;~InterPro:IPR009072,IPR018552;~PFAM:PF09415;~go_function: GO:0046982 - protein heterodimerization activity [Evidence IEA];~go_process: GO:0006281 - DNA repair [Evidence IEA];~go_process: GO:0051382 - kinetochore assembly [Evidence IEA]), protein MPVERQPAQKRRRLPFNPPRRASPGEGPSTSAPATKSNTKSTTIPSSNTSKPKPRRKSTTTTTTSSSRKKAPSPTPSASPSDSAAEDNRDPSEDEEPNYMLAEIIHGKESEDVTTSDPAIPGKLLTRLLHHNFQNEKTKIAKDANEVVAKYIDVFVREALARAAYERAEGRVGGGSVGDGFLEVEDLEKMAPQLVLDF, encoded by the exons ATGCCCGTCGAACGCCAACCCGCCCAAAAACGCCGACGACTTCCCTTCAACCCACCGCGGCGCGCGTCGCCCGGCGAGGGACCCTCAACTTcagcaccagcaaccaaATCCAACACAAAAAGCACCACAATCCCCTCCTCAAACACATCGAAGCCAAAACCCAGACGCAagtcaacaacaacaacaacaacctcaTCCTCCCGCAAGAAAGCCCCATCCCCCACCCCCTCCGCCTCACCCTCCGACTCCGCCGCCGAAGACAACCGCGACCCctccgaagacgaagaaccAAATTACATGCTCGCCGAGATAATCCACGGCAAGGAATCCGAAGACGTAACGACAAGCGACCCCGCGATTCCGGGGAAATTGCTTACGAGGTTACTGCACCACAACTTCCAGAACGAAAAGACGAAGATCGCGAAGGATGCGAATGAAGTTGTGGCGAAGTATATTGATGTTTTTGTGAGGGAGGCACTTGCGAGGGCTGCTTATGAGAGGGCTGAGGGTAGGGTTGGTGGGGGGAGTGTTGGGGATGGGTTTTTGGAG GTCGAGGATCTTGAGAAAATGGCGCCGCAGCTTGTTTTAGATTTCTAG
- the POA1 gene encoding ADP-ribose 1''-phosphate phosphatase (COG:S;~EggNog:ENOG410PNTE;~InterPro:IPR002589,IPR043472;~PFAM:PF01661): MSTITEIEDACNCQGSWGAGIAEAFRDRYPAAYSIYRSHCLKYSRRKPQYKTVESTDPKGKPVKFLLPTGTALLIPPQEEDYKAQDDEKERQDGRKHWIICLFTSHGYGKRLSRPATILAYTEFAVADLREQLQGRGERSEREGEGNIEPPSELWSCRFNSGLFDVEWGRSRHVLEEAGLEVTVVRPPGEEL; this comes from the exons ATGTCCACCATCACAGAGATCGAAG ACGCCTGTAACTGTCAAGGTTCCTGGGGTGCAGGAATCGCAGAGGCCTTTCGAGACAGA TACCCCGCCGCATACTCCATTTATCGATCCCATTGCCTGAAATACTCTCGCAGAAAGCCCCAATATAAGACCGTCGAATCAACCGACCCCAAAGGAAAACCCGTCAAATTCCTCTTACCCACGGGAACAGCGCTTCTCATCCCGCCCCAAGAAGAAGACTACAAAGCACAAGACGACGAAAAGGAAAGACAGGATGGCAGGAAACACTGGATAATCTGCCTCTTCACGTCTCACGGATATGGGAAGAGACTCAGTCGTCCGGCTACGATACTGGCGTATACGGAGTTTGCTGTTGCGGATTTGAGGGAGCAGCTTCAGGGACGTGGGGAACGGAGTGAGCGCGAGGGTGAGGGCAATATTGAGCCGCCTAGTGAGCTGTGGTCTTGTCGGTTTAATTCTGGGCTTTTTGATGTGGAATGGGGTCGTTCTAGGCATGTGTTGGAGGAGGCGGGTTTGGAGGTTACGGTTGTGAGGCCTCCGGGGGAGGAGCTTTGA
- a CDS encoding MIF domain protein (COG:S;~EggNog:ENOG410PQBI;~InterPro:IPR001398,IPR014347;~PFAM:PF01187) has protein sequence MSFYRFKRQTYSPTSSTSLSPTGPVMENPITFQALAARIVPDVSLRKKKKQRKPLVLPSMFLEEDADDEDTPPPKLVRVSSVDEKTDNAARTNGGEAHARKNKTQYFDGIFNNRGPEHSSASLLASGSIVVVEIKISTRVKEDEAKLVSDLTFRLAQVYQRPENFMMVTIQQDVCLHFGNSDRPAYLMKVFAHPYLIAPITNLRNTIFIQKALHEFIDIAPNRGVIIYAPVPEENLATDGVTMLGDLVRLERDTRDSSVFKSISRSMSRKLKSSSSSPRLSVATSSCDKADGSHESTSVSDKDGHVKESSGEGDQSQSVRKSKSLRDFVYRRVGDRNSEEETK, from the exons ATGTCTTTCTATCGTTTCAAAAGACAGACCTACTCGCCAACCTCGTCTACGAGCCTTTCGCCCACGGGCCCTGTGATGGAGAACCCCATCACCTTCCAGGCTCTGGCTGCAAGGATCGTCCCCGATGTGAgcttgagaaagaagaaaaagcagcGAAAGCCTCTCGTCTTGCCATCCATGTTTCTGGAAGAGGACGCCGACGATGAGGATACTCCGCCTCCCAAGTTGGTGCGAGTCTCCTCTGTGGACGAGAAGACAGACAACGCGGCACGAACGAATGGCGGGGAAGCACATGCGCGCAAGAACAAGACTCAGTACTTCGATGGGATCTTCAACAATCGTGGACCGGAGCATTCTTCCGCAAGCTTGCTGGCCAGTGGCTCCATTGTTGTGGTCGAGATCAAGATCAGCACCCGG GTCAAAGAGGACGAGGCCAAGCTCGTGTCCGATCTTACGTTTCGCCTGGCGCAGGTCTATCAGCGGCCCGAGAATTTCATGATGGTCACCATTCAGCAGGACGTCTGCCTTCATTTCGGTAACTCGGATCGCCCTGCCTATCTGATGAAGGTCTTTGCGCACCCATACCTGATTGCTCCAATAACGAATCTGCGCAACACAATCTTCATCCAGAAGGCTCTCCACGAATTTATCGACATCGCGCCCAATCGTGGAGTGATCATATATGCTCCTGTACCCGAAGAGAATCTCGCGACAGATGGGGTCACGATGTTGGGGGATCTCGTACGCCTTGAACGCGATACGCGGGACTCGAGTGTCTTCAAAAGTATCTCGCGTTCTATGAGTCGAAAGCTAAAGTCCAGTAGCAGCAGTCCACGTTTATCTGTCGCTACGTCCTCCTGCGACAAAGCGGATGGATCTCATGAATCAACATCGGTCTCGGACAAAGATGGCCATGTCAAGGAATCCTCTGGTGAAGGCGACCAGTCCCAATCAGTCAGGAAGTCCAAAAGCCTGCGTGATTTTGTATACCGCCGGGTCGGAGACCGTAATTCGGAGGAAGAAACGAAATAG
- a CDS encoding DUF504 domain-containing protein (COG:S;~EggNog:ENOG410Q24J;~InterPro:IPR040459;~PFAM:PF04457): MASYAPLTPPEHEVCPKEHSNEDNSPTPTPSSHENTSSKQVSREASPAASETADEVYRSPRSTPRGPESTENRLRPAADVINRIIWDAKFDSEDYIIGYEDRFNGRLEACLGTWKKDLTDEEFIPQHRILYIKRKSDGEIVWDKRRRTDKIFYSGNSAYSWLSFLN, encoded by the exons ATGGCTTCCTATGCCCCGTTGACACCACCAGAGCATGAAGTATGCCCCAAGGAACATTCCAACGAAGATAACAGTCCCACCCCTACACCATCGTCGCATGAAAATACGTCCAGCAAGCAGGTCTCTCGCGAAGCAAGCCCGGCTGCTTCGGAGACAGCAGATGAGGTATACAGGTCGCCGAGATCAACACCAAGAGGACCCGAATCAACGGAGAACAGACTCCGACCGGCAGCAG ATGTCATCAATCGCATAATCTGGGATGCCAAATTCGACAGCGAAGACTATATCATCGGATACGAAGATAGATTCAATGGTCGCCTGGAAGCTTGTCTAGGTACCTGGAAGAAGGACTTGACCGATGAGGAATTTATTCCGCAGCATCGGATTCTGTATATCAAGCGGAAGTCAGATGGCGAAATTGTGTGGGAtaagaggaggaggaccgACAAGATCTTCTACAGTGGGAATTCGGCGTACAGTTGGCTGTCATTCCTTAATTAG
- a CDS encoding uncharacterized protein (COG:S;~EggNog:ENOG410Q1V1), producing the protein MTRCGRRAAQRKYQVRDSLSSQLNQAYGVGIFEEGSQRPLHQCQYPDNPQKFTSCLKGGIMPVAMRKIGQLMSLLTGRLCQKEFDYLKKKELWESTISRYMKKYARTCKKN; encoded by the coding sequence ATGACACGTTGCGGCCGGAGAGCTGCTCAGAGGAAGTATCAAGTGAGAGACAGTCTTAGCAGCCAACTGAATCAGGCATACGGAGTCGGAATTTTCGAGGAGGGTAGTCAGCGGCCGCTTCATCAGTGTCAGTATCCGGACAACCCGCAAAAGTTTACTAGTTGTCTTAAGGGCGGTATTATGCCGGTGGCTATGAGGAAAATTGGTCAGCTCATGTCTTTGCTTACTGGACGGCTTTGTCAGAAGGAGTTCGACtatttgaagaagaaggaattATGGGAGAGCACTATTTCTCGTTACATGAAGAAGTACGCTCGGACGTGCAAGAAGAACTGA
- a CDS encoding uncharacterized protein (COG:S;~EggNog:ENOG410PUZH) produces the protein METDETEQLHRLNATGDKQKAEQERQKADIKKRIDQATRRYDQVQAKQSPTTLSEYLRHVQEKLVPLLSVKFDLTDSASEYANMQGKYYPLKIRHLKHFPKTHNRIFGQFVQTISDKPLFPSQLGVRGIERDLFPTRKNEQDFLLYVRSAIEKSAQRVVKA, from the coding sequence ATGGAAACCGACGAGACTGAACAACTGCATCGCCTGAACGCTACCGGAGATAAACAGAAAGCCGAACAAGAGAGACAAAAGGCCGACATAAAGAAAAGAATCGACCAAGCAACACGACGATATGACCAAGTACAAGCAAAACAGTCCCCTACCACATTATCAGAATATCTCCGCCATGTCCAAGAGAAACTCGTTCCCCTCCTCTCAGTCAAGTTTGACCTGACCGACTCTGCTtctgaatatgccaacatgCAAGGAAAATACTACCCGCTCAAAATCCGTCACTTGAAACACTTTCCCAAGACGCATAATCGAATTTTTGGCCAATTCGTTCAGACTATTTCAGATAAGCCACTTTTCCCTTCTCAGCTAGGGGTCCGCGGCATTGAGCGCGACCTTTTTCCCACCAGGAAGAATGAACAGGATTTCTTGCTGTATGTCCGGAGTGCTATCGAGAAGTCTGCTCAGCGTGTTGTGAAGGCTTAG
- a CDS encoding uncharacterized protein (COG:S;~EggNog:ENOG410Q22E), with product MAITSLDMNPKFSASNPSMNKRWPPLADKTSLPYKLTSLSRQKLAREATAPNPDIRRCLGHFRLHCSSMEWAQKDMTTRINSFEMEDDDEDEEEEVQQQQEEKEDKQTKELPLLGADHEDKNKVKGRKDDEDEEGSDRKQLHVRFQISVKPSTTTTTPSQSSSPSQSPTPSSPSSPSDKETENAKDGLLEKGISCIEKTRQHFWSNPAQCLPIRIAS from the coding sequence ATGGCCATCACCTCGTTGGACATGAACCCAAAATTCTCCGCCAGCAACCCTTCGATGAATAAAAGATGGCCTCCGCTGGCTGACAAGACCTCTCTCCCTTACAAACTCACTTCTCTCTCCCGTCAAAAACTCGCTCGTGAGGCTACCGCCCCGAATCCTGATATCCGTCGTTGTCTCGGCCACTTTCGTCTCCACTGCTCGTCCATGGAATGGGCGCAGAAGGATATGACTACTCGCATCAACTCTTTTGAGATggaggacgatgatgaggacgaggaggaagaggtgcagcaacaacaggaagagaaggaggacAAACAAACCAAGGAACTTCCGTTGCTAGGAGCCGACCATGAGGACAAGAACAAGGTCAAGGGTCGCAaggacgacgaagatgaggagggtTCCGACAGGAAGCAATTGCATGTTCGGTTCCAGATCTCCGTGAAGCCTTCGACTACCACTACCACACCCTCGCAATCCTCTTCTCCATCACAATCACCGACTCCGtcttctccctcctctccgTCCGACAAAGAGACGGAGAACGCAAAGGACGGACTCTTGGAAAAGGGGATCAGCTGTATCGAAAAAACACGACAGCACTTCTGGTCAAATCCGGCACAGTGCCTTCCAATCCGGATAGCCAGTTAG
- a CDS encoding uncharacterized protein (COG:S;~EggNog:ENOG410PRPT), protein MSQTPVASTESSEPVRAPRTKQTARRSKPFFGDRRPTDPLTSRNTQHPLTTRLLNIDYESRDESDDPDDGSGTPLPPLGLVNGKYEIYSSDLNEWPMFPEDDFTLTLGLAGNSIWKSYDFGMFHGMMHLEKRPWSSSYKKVWFTCRERNESEGKMSFGPNCTGWIQLYGEGRNCSQLNCYGNARFSGQRIMARKCSRRGVCRVGVRSGTGTTRWNMIMRIDGNGEGGRRCLASLVNRHDPLRRRVIRQQNRSAAVEMQSKRQWASAVQILDTRRITQT, encoded by the exons ATGTCTCAAACTCCCGTGGCCTCAACTGAGAGCTCAGAGCCAGTTcgggcacctcgaaccaaaCAGACAGCACGTCGCTCTAAACCTTTCTTCGGTGACAGACGTCCCACGGATCCGCTTACAAGCAGGAATACTCAACACCCGCTAACCACTCGTCTCCTGAATAT CGACTACGAAAGTAGGGACGAGTCAGACGACCCCGACGATGGTTCAGGAACTCCTCTGCCCCCACTAGGCCTAGTCAACGGCAAATACGAAATTTATTCATCGGACTTGAACGAATGGCCCATGTTCCCCGAAGACGATTTTACTCTCACCCTGGGGCTAGCAGGCAATTCCATATGGAAATCATACGACTTCGGGATGTTCCACGGTATGATGCATCTCGAAAAACGGCCCTGGTCATCCTCGTACAAGAAGGTCTGGTTCACGTGTCGCGAGCGCAATGAAAGCGAGGGAAAAATGTCATTTGGGCCGAACTGCACTGGCTGGATTCAACTCTACGGCGAGGGCAGAAACTGCAGCCAACTGAACTGCTACGGCAATGCGAGATTCTCGGGCCAGAGGATCATGGCGAGGAAATGCAGCCGCCGCGGGGTGTGCAGAGTAGGTGTGAGGAGTGGAACGGGTACAACTAGGTGGAATATGATAATGAGAATCGACGGCAATGGGGAGGGTGGTAGACGTTGCTTGGCTTCTCTTGTTAACCGGCATGATCCGTTGCGACGGCGGGTAATCCGGCAGCAAAATCGGAGCGCTGCAGTTGAAATGCAGTCCAAGCGGCAATGGGCCAGTGCTGTGCAGATATTGGATACTCGAA GAATCACCCAGACCTAG